Genomic DNA from Ferroacidibacillus organovorans:
CTGTTAAAGCTAATGAATAGAGTCCGGAGATAGACGGTGTACTTTGTCCAGAAGTTGCCACGCTGGATGTCCAAAGGCACGGCGTGGAGGGAAGGAAGTTTGCCTCCCTTCCCCGCAGTCTTACGTTAGTTTAGAGTTATCAAGTAACGTCTGTGTTCCATGAGAGCAAGAGCCACGTCGTTGACAATAATGTACCAGCCCTTCGCAAATTCAATTCGGCATGGCAAGTTCAACTTCCCAACACAAAGCTCGAATCCCTCTCCGCAACTCAGCCAGTAAGGCGTGTCTCCTGTATCAACACACCACCGGTCCATATGGTCACAATAATACATGGTCATTGGCGGACGTCTCATGAGAGTTCACCCTGAATCACGCGATTC
This window encodes:
- a CDS encoding DUF5348 domain-containing protein → MRRPPMTMYYCDHMDRWCVDTGDTPYWLSCGEGFELCVGKLNLPCRIEFAKGWYIIVNDVALALMEHRRYLITLN